Proteins encoded together in one Candidatus Bathyarchaeota archaeon window:
- a CDS encoding LLM class F420-dependent oxidoreductase, translating to MKGLMRFGCFLPQTLGPSDLNMVRSVAKRCEELGFSSIWLFDHMTTFPVVTERPFLECWTTLSALTQCTRKIRLGPLVSCNSFRHPPLLAKMAATVDVLSGGRLEFGLGAGWFKDEYRRFGYYYPPLRERIGQLEESLKIIRGVWTQGRFTFKGSYYSVSDAFCTPKPVQKPHPPIWIGGKGDETLRLVAGYGDACNLSSLSPEECMRRLEVLEGYCEDYGRDPREIIKSYMAIIFLGDDLESAKAKIKRYIEALPTKAVSEIDESFYSKRIVGGPGECIRRIEEYEKAGIDYIILFFPDVSDGILAKFSEEVANHF from the coding sequence TTGAAAGGGCTTATGCGCTTCGGATGCTTCCTGCCTCAAACATTGGGTCCATCGGATCTCAATATGGTACGGAGCGTAGCGAAGAGATGCGAGGAGCTTGGATTCTCCTCCATATGGCTCTTCGACCACATGACCACTTTCCCCGTAGTCACGGAGAGGCCGTTCCTGGAATGTTGGACGACGCTTTCAGCCTTGACCCAGTGCACCCGGAAGATAAGGCTCGGACCCCTAGTCTCCTGTAACTCATTCAGGCATCCCCCTTTGCTGGCTAAGATGGCTGCCACCGTGGATGTGTTGAGTGGGGGGAGACTTGAATTTGGGTTGGGCGCGGGATGGTTCAAAGACGAGTATAGACGTTTCGGCTACTATTATCCACCGTTAAGGGAGAGGATCGGGCAGCTCGAGGAATCCTTGAAGATCATTAGGGGGGTTTGGACTCAGGGAAGGTTCACCTTCAAGGGCAGCTATTACAGTGTTTCGGATGCCTTCTGCACCCCGAAACCCGTTCAGAAGCCCCATCCCCCCATATGGATCGGGGGCAAGGGAGACGAGACTTTAAGGCTTGTGGCGGGGTATGGGGATGCATGCAACCTCAGCAGCCTAAGCCCTGAGGAGTGCATGAGACGATTAGAGGTTCTAGAGGGTTACTGCGAGGACTATGGGAGGGACCCCCGGGAGATCATCAAATCCTATATGGCTATAATCTTCCTCGGCGATGATTTAGAATCAGCTAAGGCGAAGATAAAGAGGTATATAGAGGCTTTACCGACCAAGGCGGTTTCGGAAATAGATGAAAGCTTCTACTCCAAGAGGATAGTGGGGGGGCCTGGGGAATGCATCAGGAGGATCGAAGAATACGAGAAGGCTGGAATAGATTACATCATATTGTTCTTCCCGGATGTATCCGATGGGATACTGGCCAAGTTCTCCGAGGAGGTGGCGAATCACTTCTAG
- a CDS encoding 2-hydroxyacid dehydrogenase, with product MRIFVVGDYFMLPSVFERHLRETLSGVVKDLEIRSIEWPFEIRKEPTPVDPEITEYAGSPEDLERLVMDDDVILVHLAPVTRGMIEEDENLKIVGCARGGPVNVNVSAATNKGIPVLFTPGRNAEAVAEYTIGLIIAESRNIVRAGAALKEGVWRADYYRYDLSGPELSGKTLGIIGYGAVGLMVGELAKGFGMKVIAYDPYVPEEKMRQHNVEKVELAELLRSSDIITIHVRLTPETRNLIGEKELSMMKPEAYLINTSRGGIIDETALYNALKSKRLRGAALDVFEEEPLPRESPLLTLDNVTVTPHIAGASMSVAHRAAQMLSDDIKRIITGEAPKFCKNWNKLR from the coding sequence TTGAGGATCTTTGTTGTTGGGGATTACTTCATGCTTCCCAGCGTATTTGAGAGGCACCTACGCGAAACCCTGTCCGGCGTGGTGAAGGATTTAGAGATTAGAAGCATTGAATGGCCTTTCGAGATAAGGAAGGAGCCTACCCCTGTGGATCCCGAGATCACCGAATATGCTGGTTCGCCCGAGGACCTTGAGAGACTGGTCATGGACGATGACGTGATCCTGGTCCACTTAGCACCCGTTACCAGGGGAATGATAGAGGAAGATGAGAATCTAAAGATCGTGGGCTGCGCTAGAGGGGGGCCTGTTAACGTGAATGTTTCAGCTGCAACCAATAAAGGTATTCCAGTCCTATTTACCCCGGGAAGGAATGCAGAGGCTGTAGCTGAGTATACGATAGGCTTAATCATAGCCGAGTCTCGGAATATAGTAAGGGCTGGAGCTGCTTTAAAGGAAGGGGTTTGGCGCGCCGATTATTATAGGTATGACCTTTCAGGACCTGAGCTTTCAGGAAAGACCCTCGGCATAATCGGATACGGCGCAGTGGGCCTTATGGTGGGTGAACTAGCCAAAGGATTCGGGATGAAGGTCATAGCCTATGACCCCTACGTCCCGGAGGAGAAGATGCGTCAGCACAACGTAGAGAAGGTTGAGCTGGCGGAGCTCCTCCGCTCCTCAGACATAATTACAATCCACGTCCGTTTAACCCCTGAGACGCGTAACTTAATAGGTGAGAAGGAGCTCTCGATGATGAAGCCCGAAGCATACTTGATCAATACTTCTAGGGGTGGCATCATAGACGAGACCGCCCTATACAACGCCTTAAAATCGAAGAGGCTGAGGGGGGCTGCCTTAGACGTATTTGAGGAAGAACCTCTCCCCCGCGAAAGCCCATTACTCACATTAGATAATGTTACGGTTACGCCTCACATCGCAGGCGCCTCCATGAGCGTAGCCCATAGAGCAGCCCAGATGCTCTCCGACGATATAAAGAGGATAATCACAGGCGAAGCCCCAAAGTTCTGCAAGAACTGGAATAAACTAAGATAG
- a CDS encoding ABC transporter ATP-binding protein, translating to MVSVKLVGITKKYGDKIALDDVSFTVDDKSFTCILGPPGAGKTTLLRIVAGLENPDKGEVYFDDTPVRWETPKERGVGMVFQDFALYPHMTVFDNIANPLRAAKLGMGEIRRRVGDIAKFLKIDELLDRMPLQLSGGEMQRVAIARAMVKGSKIYLFDEPLVNLDYKIREDMRGEFKKMQEELEETILYATPDPVDALAMADKIAVMRDGRVEQFGEVMNVYNHPRNVFVATYLGYLPTNIMDCRVNSEGGRLILDTGEFKVDASRLKDMIRKLDETALFGIRPEHVQVTGEKPDQGDVKFESELIIGEVIGSDTILHFRVRDQIFKAFIPEMHPGRPGEKLWISFNIDDVRLFDKDTGESLMES from the coding sequence ATGGTCTCCGTTAAGCTGGTGGGTATCACTAAGAAATACGGGGATAAAATCGCCCTCGATGACGTCAGCTTCACAGTCGATGACAAATCTTTCACATGCATCTTGGGGCCACCGGGCGCCGGCAAGACCACACTGCTCAGGATAGTGGCTGGGCTTGAAAATCCGGACAAGGGAGAGGTATATTTTGATGATACCCCCGTCCGATGGGAGACTCCTAAGGAGAGGGGGGTTGGAATGGTCTTCCAGGACTTCGCTTTGTATCCTCACATGACGGTGTTCGATAATATAGCAAACCCGTTGAGGGCAGCCAAGCTCGGTATGGGGGAGATAAGGCGGAGAGTGGGAGATATTGCCAAGTTCCTTAAGATCGATGAGCTGCTTGATAGGATGCCCCTCCAATTAAGCGGCGGCGAGATGCAGAGGGTCGCTATAGCTAGGGCGATGGTTAAGGGATCGAAGATATACCTTTTTGATGAGCCTCTCGTCAACTTAGATTACAAAATACGTGAGGACATGAGGGGGGAGTTCAAGAAGATGCAGGAGGAGCTGGAGGAGACCATATTATACGCTACGCCTGATCCCGTGGACGCGTTAGCCATGGCCGATAAGATAGCGGTCATGAGAGATGGAAGGGTTGAACAATTCGGGGAAGTTATGAATGTATATAATCACCCCAGGAACGTCTTCGTGGCCACTTATTTAGGCTACCTGCCCACAAACATCATGGATTGTCGAGTAAACAGCGAGGGTGGAAGGCTCATATTAGATACGGGAGAGTTTAAAGTCGATGCATCTAGGCTTAAAGATATGATTCGGAAGCTGGATGAGACGGCCCTATTCGGAATAAGACCTGAGCATGTGCAGGTTACGGGGGAGAAACCCGACCAGGGGGATGTAAAGTTCGAATCCGAACTGATTATAGGTGAGGTTATAGGCTCAGACACCATCCTGCACTTCAGGGTAAGGGATCAGATCTTCAAGGCTTTCATACCTGAGATGCATCCTGGACGACCAGGGGAGAAGTTATGGATCTCTTTTAACATAGACGACGTAAGATTATTTGATAAGGATACTGGGGAGTCCCTTATGGAGAGTTGA
- a CDS encoding ABC transporter ATP-binding protein, protein MARIYLDHLTKIFDGKVEAVVDLTMEIPDKSFISLLGPSGCGKTTTMRMIAGLETPTKGRVYFDDLDVTDMEKRDVAMVFQFPVLYPALTIFDNIAFPLKAKRVPKDEIKRRVKEVAELLKIEHILNKKPKDVDAGSRQMVSLAKCLVRRPKVYLLDEPLTNLDPKSRVEMRSELKRIQTELGQTMIYVTHDQTESMTLAEKIGVMNKGRLLQYDTPKRIYDDPANSFVAWFIGNPGMNLIDCTLSEEDGRAYLDSGVFRYDLTDLLEMVKERASSNELILGIRPEYVEVSSRKTPGWIMGKCLMIEPMGNRQNLMIEVDDKKIRAKVPLNVKVERGEPLWFTFPRKWIRIFDKKTTEKII, encoded by the coding sequence ATGGCCAGGATATACCTAGACCATTTAACGAAGATCTTCGATGGAAAGGTAGAGGCGGTGGTGGACCTTACCATGGAGATCCCCGACAAGTCCTTCATATCCCTACTGGGGCCCTCGGGATGCGGTAAAACCACGACTATGCGGATGATAGCAGGTTTGGAAACCCCCACGAAGGGGCGGGTGTACTTCGATGATTTGGACGTAACCGATATGGAGAAGCGGGATGTGGCGATGGTGTTCCAGTTTCCAGTACTATATCCTGCGCTTACCATTTTCGATAATATAGCGTTCCCCCTTAAAGCTAAGAGGGTTCCCAAGGATGAGATTAAGCGCAGGGTAAAGGAAGTAGCTGAACTCCTCAAAATAGAGCACATCCTAAACAAAAAGCCTAAAGACGTGGATGCTGGCAGCCGACAAATGGTATCACTGGCGAAATGCCTCGTCAGGAGGCCTAAAGTATACTTGCTAGATGAGCCTCTGACAAACCTGGATCCTAAAAGCCGCGTCGAGATGAGGAGCGAATTAAAGAGGATCCAAACCGAGCTGGGCCAAACCATGATATATGTCACTCACGATCAGACGGAGTCCATGACGCTCGCTGAGAAGATAGGGGTAATGAACAAGGGAAGGCTGCTCCAATATGATACTCCAAAAAGGATATATGATGACCCTGCCAACAGCTTCGTGGCTTGGTTCATAGGGAACCCAGGCATGAACTTGATCGACTGCACCCTGAGCGAAGAAGATGGGAGAGCCTATCTGGACTCGGGTGTATTCAGATACGATTTAACCGACCTATTGGAAATGGTAAAGGAGAGGGCTTCATCCAACGAACTCATCCTAGGGATAAGACCCGAATATGTCGAAGTAAGCTCGAGAAAAACCCCTGGATGGATCATGGGTAAATGCCTCATGATAGAACCCATGGGGAACCGGCAAAACCTCATGATAGAGGTAGACGATAAAAAGATTAGAGCAAAGGTACCCCTCAACGTCAAAGTAGAGAGGGGAGAGCCTCTCTGGTTCACATTTCCGAGGAAGTGGATAAGGATATTCGATAAAAAGACAACCGAGAAAATAATCTGA
- a CDS encoding carbohydrate ABC transporter permease, with amino-acid sequence MKKGRRISVGRILGLIILAIYTIAIAFPLYTTIISGFKDINDVFTIPPKLVPYLDFKPTLKPFIWIFSTRAGRTFIDSLICSVSSTALAVGFGFLSAYAYSRYPYLRGNGEGSFFFLLTLRMFPPVAAALPVYLYWSYLGLYDSYPALIWTYTIFNIPLTVWLLRGFLDEIPKSLEDAALVDGMTTWQSFRKIVFPLLGAGLAATVALTWVFVWNEFLFALKLAGNRVLTYTALLPQMRVGQRVQWNNIAGIGSIAVIAPIIILILFRKYVVRLYMAR; translated from the coding sequence ATGAAGAAGGGAAGACGAATAAGCGTAGGCCGCATATTAGGCCTCATAATCCTCGCGATATATACGATCGCGATAGCGTTCCCCCTCTACACAACGATAATATCGGGCTTTAAGGATATAAACGACGTGTTCACCATACCTCCAAAACTGGTTCCCTACTTAGACTTTAAGCCCACATTAAAGCCGTTCATATGGATATTCTCCACTAGGGCAGGTAGAACCTTCATAGACAGCTTAATATGCTCAGTAAGCTCCACAGCGTTAGCGGTAGGGTTCGGCTTTCTATCGGCCTACGCCTACTCCAGATATCCGTATCTAAGAGGGAACGGCGAAGGCTCATTCTTCTTCCTATTAACCCTGAGGATGTTCCCCCCAGTAGCCGCAGCCCTACCAGTATACCTCTACTGGTCCTACCTAGGATTATACGATAGCTACCCCGCCCTGATATGGACCTATACAATATTTAACATTCCATTGACGGTGTGGCTTCTAAGGGGATTCTTGGATGAGATTCCGAAAAGTTTAGAGGATGCAGCTCTGGTGGATGGAATGACCACCTGGCAGTCCTTCAGGAAGATAGTGTTCCCGCTCCTAGGTGCTGGATTGGCAGCCACAGTAGCTTTAACTTGGGTATTCGTATGGAACGAGTTCCTATTCGCGTTAAAGCTCGCTGGCAACCGCGTACTAACGTACACGGCGTTACTTCCACAGATGAGGGTGGGCCAACGAGTTCAGTGGAACAACATAGCGGGAATAGGATCTATAGCAGTAATAGCCCCGATAATCATATTAATATTATTCAGAAAATACGTGGTACGCCTCTACATGGCCCGCTAG
- a CDS encoding sugar ABC transporter permease, with the protein MKAVRPRRLSREKLLGGIAPLIPTIAIWSMVGFLFPWFLYMMFHEYTAGAMESPRFAGVANFIKLARDVRFWTAVGRTAYYSGVGTSIQVLLGLIIALALVKFIKSDKLRLVLLIFYLTPMMISEAVSSHIWLMLATPQGYLNSILRGLGLPALPWIGPELALTTIMIADIWQWTSLPLLIIYAARLSIPQSLYEAAKLDEASDWMILRQITLPYLKTPILIAALLRFMDSYKFIDKVLLMTYGGPGYASETLGFYVYQVSFTYRYLGYSGLLGLVVAFGVGGVLLIFWRVFRGGR; encoded by the coding sequence TTGAAGGCCGTTAGGCCGAGGAGGCTGAGCAGAGAGAAACTTCTAGGCGGGATAGCGCCGTTAATCCCTACTATAGCGATCTGGTCCATGGTGGGGTTCCTTTTCCCGTGGTTTCTGTACATGATGTTCCATGAATACACGGCAGGTGCGATGGAGAGTCCCCGATTCGCAGGTGTAGCAAATTTCATAAAACTAGCCCGTGACGTGCGGTTCTGGACCGCTGTGGGGAGGACCGCCTACTACTCCGGGGTGGGAACCTCAATCCAGGTACTCTTGGGGCTCATAATCGCGTTAGCCCTAGTAAAGTTTATTAAATCCGATAAGTTGAGGCTGGTCCTACTCATATTCTACCTGACCCCTATGATGATATCTGAGGCGGTATCATCGCATATATGGCTGATGCTTGCAACCCCTCAAGGCTACCTGAACTCCATATTGAGGGGGTTAGGGCTTCCAGCTCTACCTTGGATTGGACCCGAGCTCGCCCTGACCACCATCATGATAGCGGACATATGGCAGTGGACCTCGCTCCCGCTGCTCATCATATACGCCGCCCGCCTCTCTATACCTCAAAGCCTCTATGAGGCTGCAAAGCTGGATGAAGCCTCAGATTGGATGATACTCCGACAAATAACTCTACCTTACCTGAAGACGCCGATACTCATCGCAGCGCTTCTAAGATTCATGGACTCATACAAGTTCATAGACAAGGTCCTCTTGATGACATATGGGGGGCCCGGATATGCCTCAGAAACCCTAGGCTTCTACGTGTACCAGGTATCATTCACCTATAGGTATCTGGGCTATTCAGGCCTGCTCGGTCTAGTCGTAGCCTTCGGGGTTGGAGGAGTCCTATTAATCTTCTGGAGAGTCTTCAGGGGAGGGAGGTAA
- a CDS encoding SDR family oxidoreductase has product MFEGLRGRVALVTGGSSGIGKATVRRLAQEGVKVAFCSSNPVKGRVAAEELRMEGLEVEYVHADVSKSEDVKNLVSKVVEKYGKLDIVFCNAGIHSFGDVVETSEEELDHVINVDFKGAFLTLKYAIPEMVKSGGGSIILMGSDQTFVGKPKMAVYGAMKAAIGQLTKSTAIDFAKYNIRVNCVCPGTIDTPLIEHAAEKYMKDKGGSREEFKEMLRRAQPMERFGKPEEVASLVCFLASDEAGFMTGSLISIDGGYTAQ; this is encoded by the coding sequence TTGTTTGAAGGACTTAGGGGTAGGGTTGCCCTCGTTACCGGCGGATCATCCGGTATAGGAAAAGCGACTGTGCGCAGGCTCGCCCAGGAAGGCGTTAAAGTCGCCTTTTGCAGCTCGAACCCCGTGAAGGGGAGAGTCGCTGCCGAGGAGCTCAGGATGGAAGGCCTTGAAGTTGAGTATGTACATGCGGATGTCTCTAAATCTGAAGATGTGAAAAATCTAGTGAGTAAAGTCGTGGAGAAGTATGGGAAACTTGATATAGTGTTCTGTAATGCGGGCATACACAGCTTTGGCGATGTTGTGGAGACGTCGGAGGAGGAGTTGGATCACGTCATTAATGTGGACTTCAAGGGGGCCTTTCTGACCTTGAAATATGCCATACCGGAGATGGTCAAAAGTGGTGGGGGCTCGATCATACTTATGGGATCTGATCAAACATTCGTCGGGAAACCGAAGATGGCTGTTTATGGAGCGATGAAAGCCGCCATAGGGCAGCTGACAAAGAGTACAGCGATAGACTTCGCAAAGTATAATATCAGGGTCAACTGCGTCTGCCCTGGAACCATCGATACACCTCTCATTGAGCACGCTGCAGAGAAGTACATGAAGGATAAAGGTGGGAGCCGTGAGGAGTTCAAGGAGATGTTAAGGAGGGCTCAGCCGATGGAGAGGTTTGGGAAGCCGGAGGAAGTTGCAAGCCTCGTCTGCTTCCTGGCATCGGACGAGGCCGGGTTCATGACAGGTTCCCTGATAAGCATAGATGGAGGCTACACGGCGCAGTGA
- a CDS encoding sugar phosphate isomerase/epimerase, which yields MVKYSAGLWTFGQLSDRFSVYSGAAGLKEKFSRASRVQGLEGLEIIYPSEFTRDDLDVLKALLKDHGFEVSSLLVNLFSDPKWKFGAFISQDEGLRREALELTKECMEVSKEVGSNLVNLWLGQDGYDYLFQVDYAKAWDLLIDSIKDCALHIPDVKLSLEYKLREPRTHSLIATVGKAVLIANEIGLDNVGVTIDIGHAFNAYENPAESLILARKWNRLFHIHMNDNFREWDDDMIVGSQNFWDYIEFFYYLKEVGYDGWLSLDVYPYRDDPVSVCSQSIANLKKLQELVSRIDPQSLKERMLSNDQPSIIKLLWDAIF from the coding sequence TTGGTTAAATACTCGGCTGGATTATGGACTTTTGGCCAGTTATCCGACAGGTTTAGTGTATATTCCGGAGCCGCGGGTTTAAAGGAGAAGTTCTCTAGGGCATCTAGGGTCCAAGGGCTTGAGGGCTTAGAGATAATATATCCAAGCGAGTTCACCAGAGACGACTTGGACGTTTTAAAGGCTCTTCTTAAGGATCATGGGTTCGAGGTTTCCTCACTCCTCGTGAACTTGTTCTCAGATCCTAAATGGAAGTTTGGGGCATTCATATCCCAAGACGAGGGGTTGAGGAGGGAAGCTTTGGAGTTAACAAAGGAATGCATGGAAGTATCGAAGGAGGTTGGATCGAACCTAGTTAACCTGTGGCTCGGCCAGGACGGCTACGATTATCTGTTCCAGGTGGACTATGCGAAGGCATGGGACCTCCTCATAGACTCCATAAAGGATTGCGCTCTGCACATTCCCGATGTAAAGCTTTCATTGGAGTACAAGTTAAGGGAGCCAAGGACCCATAGCCTAATAGCTACTGTGGGTAAGGCCGTACTTATAGCTAATGAGATAGGCCTCGATAACGTAGGAGTGACCATTGATATAGGACACGCCTTCAACGCCTATGAAAATCCGGCTGAATCCCTCATATTGGCTAGGAAATGGAATAGGCTCTTCCACATACACATGAACGATAACTTTAGGGAGTGGGACGACGACATGATCGTGGGCTCCCAGAACTTCTGGGACTACATAGAGTTCTTCTATTACCTTAAGGAGGTCGGGTATGATGGATGGCTCTCCCTAGACGTTTATCCATACAGGGATGACCCTGTAAGCGTGTGCTCTCAATCCATAGCCAATTTGAAGAAACTGCAGGAACTTGTTTCACGTATAGATCCTCAATCCCTAAAGGAGAGGATGCTCTCCAACGATCAACCCTCTATTATAAAACTCCTCTGGGATGCCATCTTCTAA
- a CDS encoding alcohol dehydrogenase catalytic domain-containing protein, protein MYAVRIWGPEDFRYERVDVPKAGKEEVIVKVGKCGVCAADPKIFHGKAYFKTRIPIVAGHEFVGEVVELGEGAGEKFDLDIGDKAIAEQIVPCWECYYCKRGLYNLCIPHHIFGVLGPDGGWAEYMKYPAKSIIWKVPKDMPWEVAVGIEPCACAIHGVERANISLNDTVVIMGAGAIGLYMLQAAKLKHPKNLISIEVDEGRRRIARELGADMALNPQTDDVKKEIDHLTDGIGADVVLEATGSPRAVEMAVDVLRKRGRFVVFGVFADKASIDWSIISDIKELEIVGGHLGLHTYPLAIKYLHEGLIRNDKINTHDFPLREFKKAMEYHEKRLDGAVKVIMTPP, encoded by the coding sequence ATGTACGCCGTGAGGATATGGGGTCCCGAGGATTTCAGGTATGAGCGGGTGGACGTGCCGAAGGCGGGTAAAGAGGAAGTCATAGTTAAAGTGGGTAAATGCGGAGTTTGCGCAGCGGATCCCAAGATTTTCCATGGTAAGGCGTATTTTAAGACTAGAATACCGATAGTGGCTGGCCACGAATTCGTCGGGGAAGTAGTGGAGCTGGGGGAAGGCGCTGGGGAGAAATTCGACCTAGATATAGGCGATAAGGCAATAGCCGAGCAGATAGTACCATGCTGGGAATGCTACTACTGTAAGAGGGGACTATACAACCTCTGTATCCCCCATCACATCTTCGGGGTTTTAGGCCCCGATGGTGGATGGGCGGAGTACATGAAATATCCAGCCAAGTCCATTATATGGAAGGTTCCTAAAGATATGCCCTGGGAAGTCGCTGTAGGTATAGAGCCCTGCGCTTGCGCTATTCATGGCGTGGAGAGGGCGAATATATCCCTGAACGATACCGTGGTAATAATGGGGGCTGGCGCCATAGGGCTATATATGCTTCAGGCTGCTAAGCTGAAGCACCCTAAAAACCTCATATCCATTGAGGTGGACGAGGGTAGGCGGAGAATAGCAAGGGAGCTGGGGGCCGACATGGCGTTGAACCCTCAAACAGACGATGTTAAGAAAGAGATAGACCATCTCACGGATGGAATTGGAGCCGATGTAGTCCTTGAAGCTACTGGAAGCCCCCGTGCGGTTGAGATGGCCGTGGACGTCCTGAGGAAGAGGGGTAGGTTCGTGGTGTTCGGGGTCTTCGCGGATAAGGCATCCATAGACTGGAGCATCATAAGTGATATTAAGGAGCTCGAGATAGTGGGGGGGCACCTCGGATTACACACTTATCCACTGGCCATAAAATATCTCCACGAGGGCCTGATAAGGAACGATAAGATAAACACCCACGACTTCCCCCTAAGGGAGTTTAAGAAAGCCATGGAATACCATGAGAAAAGGCTGGACGGCGCCGTGAAGGTCATAATGACACCCCCTTAA
- a CDS encoding cupin domain-containing protein: MRDWLNSYGGAGVDVKTGDGPYALYYPHADGRWIGIPVKPYKEEERSLHKLHAKARFKGVTRHTLAAEQADMKFHVRYFEIEPGGYTTLERHNHVHVVIGKRGTGTVIAGDEVYTLREGDLLIIRGGAPHQLINSSDEPFGFYCIVDADRDRPRPITRKELEELSKSNPEILKIAKVI; the protein is encoded by the coding sequence ATGAGGGATTGGCTGAATAGTTACGGTGGTGCAGGCGTGGACGTGAAAACCGGAGATGGGCCGTACGCCCTATATTATCCCCATGCGGATGGACGGTGGATCGGTATACCGGTGAAGCCATATAAAGAGGAGGAACGGAGTCTTCACAAGTTGCATGCGAAGGCCAGGTTTAAAGGTGTTACAAGACATACACTGGCTGCAGAGCAGGCGGATATGAAGTTCCATGTGAGATACTTCGAGATAGAACCTGGTGGGTACACCACGCTTGAGAGACATAATCACGTCCACGTCGTGATAGGGAAGAGAGGCACGGGAACGGTAATCGCGGGAGATGAGGTTTATACGTTAAGAGAGGGGGATCTGCTAATCATAAGAGGGGGAGCTCCCCACCAGCTCATTAATTCAAGTGATGAACCATTCGGTTTTTACTGCATAGTGGATGCAGATAGGGACCGTCCCAGACCTATAACTCGTAAAGAACTAGAAGAACTAAGTAAGAGCAATCCTGAGATCCTAAAAATTGCCAAGGTCATATAG
- a CDS encoding zinc-dependent dehydrogenase, producing MRAVRFYEPGVLKFEEVEVPEIGPGEILVENKVTLTCGTDLKMYKRGHPYAKPPLIIGHEFAGVVAKVGDEVEGFAEGMRVVAANSAPCNECFYCKRGKHNLCENLEDAIIGFTSPGAYAEYVKVPERIVRMNTHVIPDDVTFREAALLEPLACVVHGIELANIQYGDKVVVIGAGPIGLMHLQLAKRKGCGTTIVTDLSDERLRAAVELGADFTVNAGREDQVEKVKELTDGRGADVVIEAVGLPETWEKALAMTRKAGTTLLFGGCKPGTQATFDTRHIHYGELTIIGAFHHTPLSVERALALIASRAIDPKRLITHEMALKDVETALNMMAEGKAVKVAIRP from the coding sequence ATGAGGGCTGTGAGATTTTACGAACCCGGCGTTTTAAAGTTTGAGGAGGTGGAGGTGCCCGAGATCGGTCCGGGAGAGATCCTCGTGGAGAATAAGGTTACGCTCACCTGCGGCACAGACCTCAAGATGTATAAGAGGGGGCACCCATACGCTAAACCCCCGTTAATCATAGGCCATGAGTTCGCAGGCGTGGTGGCTAAGGTCGGGGATGAGGTGGAGGGGTTCGCCGAGGGCATGAGGGTTGTAGCTGCAAACTCAGCCCCATGCAACGAATGCTTCTATTGCAAGAGGGGGAAGCATAACCTATGTGAGAACCTGGAGGATGCCATCATAGGATTCACATCTCCGGGAGCCTACGCTGAGTACGTGAAGGTTCCGGAGAGGATCGTGAGGATGAACACCCACGTCATACCAGACGACGTAACCTTCAGGGAGGCCGCCCTCCTGGAGCCCCTAGCGTGCGTGGTCCATGGAATAGAGCTGGCCAACATCCAATACGGAGATAAGGTAGTTGTTATAGGGGCTGGTCCCATAGGGCTCATGCACCTGCAACTCGCCAAGAGAAAGGGATGCGGCACCACGATCGTAACCGATCTATCCGATGAGAGGCTTCGAGCCGCCGTGGAGCTGGGTGCGGACTTCACCGTAAACGCGGGGAGGGAGGATCAGGTGGAAAAGGTTAAGGAGTTGACGGATGGAAGGGGCGCAGACGTGGTGATAGAGGCGGTGGGACTACCTGAAACCTGGGAGAAAGCCCTCGCCATGACCAGGAAAGCGGGCACGACGCTCCTCTTCGGGGGATGCAAACCGGGCACGCAGGCAACCTTCGATACACGACACATCCACTACGGGGAACTAACCATCATAGGCGCATTCCATCATACGCCATTATCCGTTGAGAGGGCCCTGGCCCTAATAGCCTCCAGGGCCATAGATCCTAAGAGGCTTATAACCCATGAAATGGCCTTGAAGGATGTGGAGACGGCCCTGAACATGATGGCTGAAGGTAAAGCCGTAAAGGTCGCGATAAGACCCTAA
- a CDS encoding PRC-barrel domain-containing protein — protein MNKYYLSEDIAGKEVIDESEAKKVGTIRDIAFTMDGKVAFIVEAEDKKGELMELFLPFEKIVRVGDVVIIKSIKDLEKPTQ, from the coding sequence GTGAACAAGTATTATTTGAGCGAGGATATAGCAGGCAAGGAAGTGATCGACGAATCGGAGGCTAAGAAGGTAGGCACCATCAGGGACATAGCTTTCACAATGGATGGCAAAGTCGCCTTCATAGTTGAAGCTGAGGATAAGAAGGGAGAGCTCATGGAGCTCTTCCTACCCTTCGAGAAGATAGTTAGGGTGGGCGATGTGGTCATCATCAAATCCATCAAAGACTTGGAGAAACCCACACAGTAA